A genomic segment from Peribacillus sp. ACCC06369 encodes:
- a CDS encoding amidohydrolase family protein codes for MKTIYMNATFFTMDKENQIFENGMMIVQDQTISYIGQHSEEQLADADQVVNLGGKWIMPGLVNAHSHIVMTLLRGIGDDMLLKPWLETKIWPIESQFTTEIASVSSQLGLMEMMKSGTTTFSDMFNPNGIDAGAVVETIGETGMRGAFSYTIFSLGTEKDQKANLMGAEQFSKNYKTFADGRLTTMVAPHSPYACTPEAIMESARIAKENDLMVHIHVSETDFEILDIEKRYGSRPVEHLRRLGLFDQPTVMAHGVVLNDEERAILKQHDVRVAHNPISNLKLGSGIADVVSLLDAGIKVGVATDGVASNNNFDMFEEIRTAALLQKGIYKDATKFPAQTALAMATRMGAEAIGMGHTGSLEAGKKADFITIYPYNKEHLQPLSEAYSHLLYAARGNDVCDVYIDGKMVVKDGRCLTIDEEKVIAETNRLQGTLSR; via the coding sequence ATGAAAACGATATATATGAATGCTACCTTTTTTACTATGGATAAAGAAAATCAAATCTTTGAAAATGGGATGATGATTGTACAAGATCAAACCATATCCTACATCGGCCAGCACTCTGAAGAACAATTGGCAGATGCTGATCAAGTGGTCAACCTTGGCGGGAAATGGATTATGCCAGGCCTTGTGAATGCCCATTCGCATATTGTCATGACCCTTTTACGCGGAATCGGGGACGATATGCTGCTGAAGCCGTGGCTTGAAACGAAAATATGGCCGATTGAAAGCCAGTTTACAACGGAAATCGCCTCTGTAAGTTCTCAACTTGGCCTTATGGAAATGATGAAATCAGGAACCACGACATTTTCGGATATGTTTAATCCTAATGGAATAGATGCGGGTGCTGTCGTGGAGACGATAGGCGAAACGGGAATGCGCGGAGCCTTTTCTTACACAATTTTCAGCTTGGGTACGGAAAAAGACCAAAAAGCGAACCTCATGGGGGCTGAGCAGTTTTCAAAAAACTATAAAACGTTTGCCGATGGCCGCCTGACCACCATGGTCGCGCCACACAGCCCTTATGCCTGTACACCTGAGGCGATTATGGAAAGTGCACGGATTGCAAAAGAGAATGATTTAATGGTGCACATTCACGTATCGGAAACGGACTTTGAAATCCTCGACATCGAAAAACGTTACGGATCCCGTCCTGTCGAGCACCTTCGCCGTTTAGGACTGTTCGATCAGCCTACCGTGATGGCCCATGGTGTGGTCCTCAATGATGAAGAGCGGGCGATACTAAAACAGCATGACGTTCGGGTTGCCCATAATCCAATCAGTAACCTGAAGCTCGGATCTGGAATAGCAGATGTCGTCAGCCTCCTTGATGCAGGCATTAAAGTTGGGGTTGCAACAGACGGCGTCGCCTCGAATAACAACTTCGATATGTTCGAGGAAATAAGGACAGCTGCATTACTACAAAAAGGAATCTATAAGGATGCCACTAAATTCCCTGCACAAACGGCACTCGCCATGGCCACCAGAATGGGTGCAGAAGCGATCGGCATGGGTCATACGGGATCACTTGAAGCTGGTAAAAAAGCAGACTTCATCACCATTTACCCATATAACAAAGAACATCTGCAGCCACTGAGTGAAGCCTATTCGCACCTGCTTTATGCAGCACGCGGAAATGATGTATGTGATGTATACATTGATGGCAAAATGGTCGTGAAAGATGGCCGCTGCTTAACGATCGATGAAGAAAAAGTAATCGCCGAAACGAATCGTCTGCAGGGGACCCTATCACGATAA
- a CDS encoding zinc-dependent alcohol dehydrogenase family protein has protein sequence MEAKCVTFYEFGNPQKVLKVENKFIQRPFEGEVLVRMTTRPINPSDLLPIRGAYSHRIPLPAIPGYEGVGIVEEVGPSVSKELIGKRVLPLRGEGTWQDYVKASAELAIVIPDSIEDHIAAQLYINPITAWLIITEVLALKPDDVLLVNACGSSIGRLFAQLSRILGFKLIAVTRNDKYTEELHELGAAYVIDTSQSSLRDTVMEWTNGRGANAAIDSVGGIDGSELAFCVRPNGILLTIGLLSGQSVNWAEISQRTKVNVKMFHLRHWNQQASVQTWHETFNLLMGFIADERLMFMKPDSYYGLQDVQEAIRITETPVGNRGKIFLSS, from the coding sequence TTGGAAGCCAAATGTGTTACATTCTATGAGTTTGGGAATCCGCAAAAGGTTTTAAAAGTTGAAAATAAATTTATCCAAAGACCTTTCGAGGGGGAAGTCCTCGTTCGGATGACCACACGTCCCATTAACCCGTCTGACTTGCTGCCCATTCGCGGTGCCTATTCCCACCGAATCCCCTTACCTGCCATACCTGGTTATGAAGGTGTCGGCATTGTAGAAGAGGTGGGTCCATCGGTTTCGAAAGAGCTGATAGGCAAGCGTGTACTGCCTTTGCGTGGTGAAGGGACCTGGCAGGATTATGTTAAAGCATCTGCGGAGCTGGCCATCGTCATTCCTGATTCGATCGAGGACCATATAGCAGCGCAATTATATATAAATCCGATAACCGCGTGGCTAATAATCACAGAAGTATTAGCATTGAAACCGGATGATGTATTACTCGTAAATGCTTGCGGATCTTCCATTGGCCGTTTATTTGCCCAGTTATCCAGGATTCTTGGTTTTAAGCTGATTGCTGTAACGAGAAACGATAAGTATACGGAAGAACTGCATGAACTTGGTGCTGCATATGTAATCGATACGTCCCAATCATCCTTGCGTGATACCGTGATGGAATGGACGAATGGGCGCGGAGCGAATGCGGCCATAGATTCAGTGGGCGGCATTGATGGTTCAGAGCTAGCTTTTTGTGTTCGGCCTAACGGCATCTTATTAACGATTGGCCTTTTATCAGGACAGTCTGTAAATTGGGCGGAAATTTCACAAAGGACAAAAGTGAATGTTAAAATGTTTCATCTTCGCCATTGGAATCAGCAGGCTTCAGTTCAAACCTGGCATGAAACGTTTAACCTTTTGATGGGTTTCATTGCTGATGAAAGATTGATGTTCATGAAGCCGGATTCCTACTACGGCCTTCAAGATGTGCAAGAAGCCATTCGTATCACCGAAACCCCTGTGGGCAATAGAGGGAAGATTTTTTTAAGCAGCTGA
- a CDS encoding oxalate decarboxylase family bicupin → MEKRTINQVDGYVPQPIRSDGAGAIDSGPRNIMRDLQNPNMLVPPITDAGLLPNLKFSFSDTSMTLNHGGWSREITARELPIATTLAGVNMSLTAGGVRELHWHQEAEWSYMLLGRARITSVDQEGRNFIADVGPGDLWYFPPGIPHSIQGLEHCEFLLVFDDGNFSDLNTLSISDWFAHTPKDVLSANFGVPESAFDSIPSDQVYIYQGKVPGSLESQEVQSPYGEVPLTFKHELLKQTPIKTPGGSVRIVDSSNFPISKTIAAALVEIEPGGMRELHWHPNNDEWQYYLTGQGRMTVFTGNGTARTLDYRAGDVGYVPFATGHYIQNTGTETLWFLEMFKSNRFVDVSLNQWMALTPKELVQSNLNVGSELLDSLRKEKWPVVKYPGFPTKMPD, encoded by the coding sequence ATGGAAAAACGAACTATTAATCAAGTGGACGGGTATGTGCCACAGCCTATCCGAAGTGATGGAGCCGGAGCGATTGACTCTGGCCCGCGAAATATTATGCGGGATCTTCAAAATCCAAATATGCTCGTCCCGCCTATCACAGATGCAGGCTTGCTTCCTAACTTGAAATTCTCGTTCTCAGACACTTCAATGACATTAAATCACGGGGGATGGTCAAGGGAGATCACCGCAAGGGAACTTCCGATTGCGACCACACTTGCGGGAGTGAATATGAGCTTAACGGCAGGAGGAGTACGTGAACTCCATTGGCATCAAGAAGCAGAGTGGTCTTATATGCTGTTAGGACGGGCACGCATAACCTCGGTTGACCAAGAAGGACGAAATTTCATTGCGGACGTCGGCCCGGGCGATCTTTGGTACTTTCCACCAGGAATCCCACATTCGATTCAAGGGTTGGAACATTGCGAATTTTTGCTCGTCTTCGATGACGGAAACTTTTCCGATCTTAACACCTTATCCATCTCAGATTGGTTCGCACACACTCCAAAAGATGTTCTGTCGGCCAATTTCGGCGTTCCAGAGAGTGCCTTTGACTCCATTCCTTCAGATCAGGTCTATATCTATCAGGGAAAGGTACCCGGTTCACTGGAAAGTCAGGAAGTCCAGTCACCTTACGGAGAAGTTCCTTTAACCTTTAAGCACGAGCTGTTGAAACAAACACCAATCAAGACCCCTGGTGGAAGCGTGCGAATTGTGGACTCTTCTAACTTCCCTATTTCAAAAACAATAGCCGCGGCACTCGTTGAGATTGAGCCGGGTGGAATGAGAGAACTTCATTGGCATCCCAATAACGACGAGTGGCAGTATTACCTTACTGGACAAGGGCGCATGACAGTATTTACTGGAAACGGTACAGCTCGTACATTAGATTATAGAGCAGGTGATGTCGGATATGTACCCTTTGCTACTGGGCACTATATTCAGAACACCGGTACCGAAACGTTATGGTTTTTAGAAATGTTCAAAAGCAATCGCTTTGTAGACGTTTCTCTAAACCAGTGGATGGCACTGACTCCTAAAGAGCTAGTTCAAAGCAACTTGAATGTTGGATCAGAATTGCTCGATTCACTACGTAAGGAGAAATGGCCTGTTGTGAAATATCCCGGGTTTCCTACTAAAATGCCGGATTAA
- a CDS encoding ABC transporter ATP-binding protein: MTTLSAEHLSLSYGSTQIIDNIDLEIPEGKISIIIGSNGCGKSTILRSLARLLIPQQGTIYLDGKAIHQQSSKEVAKKLAILPQAPEAPEDITVKDLCYYGRHPHKGLFSRQTPEDHAIVDRALSATKMTEFADRTLDALSGGQRQRAWISMALVQETDLLLLDEPTTYLDLAHQIEILELLRDLNVTYGRTIVMVLHDLNQAAQYADHLISIVKEKIYKEGPPEKVFTKEMIKDVFRLECCIIENPVDQTPLCIPIGLSQDH; encoded by the coding sequence ATGACAACATTATCAGCAGAGCATCTTTCTCTATCTTATGGATCAACTCAGATCATTGATAATATCGATTTAGAAATTCCTGAAGGTAAAATCAGTATAATCATAGGTTCCAATGGTTGTGGCAAATCTACCATCTTACGGTCTCTAGCTAGATTATTAATACCTCAGCAAGGCACGATCTATTTAGATGGAAAGGCCATTCATCAGCAATCTTCCAAGGAAGTTGCGAAGAAATTGGCTATTTTACCGCAAGCTCCGGAAGCTCCGGAAGATATAACCGTTAAAGATTTATGTTATTATGGCAGGCATCCACACAAAGGCTTGTTTTCGAGACAAACTCCAGAAGATCATGCCATTGTCGACCGTGCTTTATCTGCAACGAAAATGACTGAATTTGCTGATCGTACATTGGATGCCTTATCTGGAGGACAAAGGCAAAGAGCATGGATTTCGATGGCTTTAGTACAAGAAACCGACCTTTTACTGCTAGATGAACCGACAACCTATCTAGACTTAGCACACCAAATTGAAATATTGGAATTACTGCGCGATTTAAACGTAACTTATGGGCGCACGATTGTCATGGTTCTGCATGATTTAAATCAAGCGGCACAGTATGCGGATCATCTGATTAGCATCGTTAAGGAGAAAATCTATAAAGAGGGACCGCCTGAAAAGGTCTTTACAAAAGAGATGATCAAGGACGTCTTTAGGCTGGAATGCTGTATTATTGAAAACCCTGTTGACCAAACGCCTCTATGCATTCCAATTGGTTTATCTCAAGATCATTAG
- a CDS encoding iron ABC transporter permease, whose translation MKLSRKSVLKPKFLPYSILLILMVILLILSMVSLGLGAIYISPLEIIQNFLGNGMQSQAFILHNYRIPRILIAVIVGAGLATAGAILQGVLRNPLASPDVIGVTKGAGLAAVIVIVLFPQSPIIILPLSAFIGAAVMAAILMIFVYKKGAQPNTIALVGIALGAICQAGIEYFMVKFPDDVNTTLLWLTGSLWGRGWDQVFILLPCLVLVPVLIALTSKMDVLSLGDEIATGLGERSKLLRYILLGVSVILIGVCVAAVGSIGFIGLIAPHIARRVVGSKFKVLLPASALFGSIFLLVADSLGRGLFPPIEIPAGIITAVIGVPYFLYLLRRERKIT comes from the coding sequence ATGAAACTTAGTCGAAAATCCGTGTTGAAACCCAAATTTCTCCCTTATTCCATTCTCCTTATACTTATGGTAATCCTGCTGATTTTATCAATGGTGAGCCTGGGATTAGGGGCCATTTACATCTCACCTTTGGAAATCATCCAAAATTTCCTTGGAAATGGCATGCAAAGTCAGGCATTCATACTGCACAACTACCGGATACCCCGTATTTTGATTGCCGTGATAGTGGGTGCCGGATTGGCAACGGCTGGAGCCATTCTGCAAGGGGTCCTTCGAAATCCATTGGCTTCTCCCGATGTGATTGGGGTAACAAAAGGTGCCGGATTGGCAGCTGTTATCGTCATTGTTTTATTTCCGCAATCGCCAATCATCATTTTACCCCTTTCAGCTTTTATCGGAGCAGCGGTCATGGCGGCAATTTTGATGATATTTGTTTATAAAAAAGGGGCTCAACCAAATACAATAGCTTTGGTGGGAATTGCTTTAGGGGCAATATGTCAAGCAGGCATAGAGTATTTCATGGTCAAGTTCCCGGATGATGTGAATACGACTCTCTTGTGGTTAACAGGGAGTCTATGGGGAAGAGGATGGGATCAAGTATTCATTTTGCTTCCATGTCTAGTTCTTGTCCCGGTATTAATTGCATTAACTTCTAAAATGGATGTACTGAGCCTTGGAGACGAAATAGCTACAGGTCTCGGTGAAAGATCAAAATTACTGCGTTATATTTTACTAGGTGTTTCTGTCATTTTAATTGGAGTCTGTGTAGCTGCGGTTGGTTCTATCGGATTTATTGGTTTAATCGCCCCCCATATTGCCCGTAGAGTGGTTGGATCTAAATTCAAGGTTTTACTTCCTGCTTCAGCGCTCTTTGGTTCTATCTTTCTACTCGTTGCTGATAGCTTGGGCAGAGGATTGTTCCCTCCAATAGAAATACCCGCCGGAATTATCACTGCGGTGATTGGGGTGCCATACTTTTTATATCTATTACGTCGTGAACGAAAAATAACATAA
- a CDS encoding iron ABC transporter permease — protein MKVYCTAVAGIVLLILGVLTSISVGAADINLAMVLKSFFEMDSSKEQVIIRTLRLPRALVGALVGANLAVAGALMQAITRNSLASPQVFGVNAGASFFIVSAFVFFPNLSSVSLVCVAFIGAAVGGMAVYSFASGGGMTQVKLALAGMAVHFFLSSLTQGMIIFNEQAKDVLYWLVGSINGKTWAHVNMVLPWSLFGLFVAVLFSRSVSVLVLGENMAQGLGQRVYRIRILAGILVIILAGSSVAVAGPVGFVGLIIPHIVRRLVGGDYRRIIPFSALFGALLLVYADIIARFIAYPFESPVGIVTAIIGAPFFLYLAKRGRNIKQ, from the coding sequence ATGAAAGTGTATTGTACAGCTGTAGCCGGAATCGTTTTGTTAATTTTGGGAGTCCTAACAAGTATTTCTGTGGGCGCGGCCGACATAAATTTAGCAATGGTTTTGAAGTCCTTTTTTGAGATGGACTCATCAAAAGAACAGGTTATTATAAGGACTCTTCGTTTACCTCGAGCTTTGGTTGGAGCATTGGTCGGTGCTAATTTAGCGGTGGCGGGTGCTCTCATGCAGGCTATCACCCGGAATTCATTAGCTTCTCCACAAGTATTTGGTGTTAATGCCGGTGCGTCATTTTTTATTGTTTCAGCTTTTGTTTTCTTTCCTAACCTTTCTTCCGTCTCTCTAGTTTGCGTTGCATTCATTGGTGCAGCAGTGGGGGGGATGGCAGTCTATTCTTTTGCTTCGGGAGGGGGAATGACCCAAGTGAAGCTGGCATTGGCGGGAATGGCTGTTCACTTTTTTTTATCTTCTTTAACGCAAGGCATGATCATCTTTAATGAACAAGCGAAAGATGTGCTCTATTGGTTAGTCGGATCTATTAATGGGAAAACATGGGCGCACGTTAACATGGTTCTTCCTTGGTCTCTTTTTGGGCTATTTGTAGCTGTCTTGTTCTCTCGATCTGTTTCCGTCCTTGTATTAGGAGAAAATATGGCGCAAGGACTTGGGCAACGGGTGTACCGAATCCGTATTTTAGCAGGAATATTGGTCATTATTTTGGCAGGATCTTCGGTTGCCGTCGCAGGCCCAGTGGGCTTTGTTGGTTTGATTATTCCTCATATCGTCAGGAGGCTGGTGGGGGGAGATTATCGAAGAATCATCCCTTTTTCTGCATTATTCGGCGCTTTACTCTTAGTTTATGCAGATATTATCGCCCGGTTTATCGCTTATCCTTTTGAATCGCCAGTAGGAATTGTAACAGCTATAATCGGTGCGCCATTCTTCCTTTATTTAGCGAAGAGAGGGAGGAATATTAAGCAATGA
- a CDS encoding Fe(3+) dicitrate ABC transporter substrate-binding protein has product MRESKKARTYGGGVLILLLTIMMMLSGCNTSQKTTEADKTSAETKNQEIRTIKHEMGETEIKNTPKKIVTLELSFVDSLNALGIKPIGISDDNKKDMITKLVGQEMDYTSVGTREQPNLEVISSLQPDLIIADAERHKGIYKDLQQIAPTVVLKSRESTYQENLDSFKTIAKAVNQEEAADKRLNEHEKTIKELKSKLTVNSNMTVLPAVVRDTSFQAHTSSSYDGELLERMGLKNAIQQDQPHAEMNLEQLVEINPDVLLLANNEGKLLTDEWKDNPLWKDLKAVKNKQVYSVDRDLWTRYRGVVSAEAIAKDTLNMLGKE; this is encoded by the coding sequence ATGCGAGAATCTAAAAAAGCAAGAACATATGGGGGAGGAGTATTAATCCTGTTATTGACTATTATGATGATGTTATCAGGATGTAATACCTCTCAAAAAACAACAGAAGCAGATAAGACATCTGCCGAAACAAAGAATCAAGAAATAAGGACGATTAAGCATGAAATGGGAGAAACGGAAATTAAAAATACTCCTAAAAAAATAGTTACCCTTGAGTTATCTTTCGTTGATTCTCTAAATGCTCTAGGAATAAAACCTATTGGGATTTCAGATGACAACAAAAAAGATATGATTACAAAACTTGTAGGTCAAGAAATGGATTATACTTCAGTGGGAACACGTGAACAGCCTAATTTAGAGGTTATCAGTTCATTACAGCCGGATTTAATCATTGCAGATGCTGAGCGGCATAAAGGTATTTATAAAGATTTACAGCAGATCGCTCCTACCGTTGTCTTAAAAAGTCGGGAATCTACCTATCAAGAAAACTTGGATTCTTTCAAAACGATTGCAAAAGCAGTAAATCAGGAAGAGGCTGCAGATAAAAGATTAAACGAGCATGAAAAAACGATCAAAGAACTTAAATCAAAGCTAACAGTTAATTCAAATATGACGGTTTTACCTGCTGTTGTACGGGATACTTCATTCCAAGCTCATACTTCTTCTTCTTATGATGGAGAATTGCTTGAACGAATGGGATTGAAAAATGCCATTCAGCAAGACCAACCACATGCTGAGATGAATCTGGAGCAACTTGTCGAGATTAATCCGGATGTGCTGCTTTTGGCGAACAATGAAGGTAAGTTACTTACTGATGAGTGGAAAGATAACCCTCTTTGGAAAGACCTAAAGGCTGTAAAAAACAAACAAGTTTATAGTGTTGATCGGGATTTATGGACAAGATACCGTGGTGTTGTATCCGCAGAGGCCATTGCTAAAGACACCTTAAACATGCTTGGTAAAGAATAA
- a CDS encoding HAD family hydrolase has translation MTNKAIVLDLDGTTLNEMNKVNETLEQYIGELRERGKLIFIATGRTLEEVRDVLPSGMEADGMVTANGMSVFIGKEQIVEHALSPELVEELVAKAGAGEIFYEVHPNAGTRMALLKDKDYMVKQGLVPKPETVDENEWLSRQDAVDDKIRWSEQMDISSVAKIYFFSNEMNTIRKWKADLGKIKQYNAFTTASSTHHNVEVTVEGVSKATGVQLLLKHFQLAPENILAVGDGENDLPLFKLAGHCVAMKNATDLVKEQADEVTEHSYREDGLYRFLKGKFH, from the coding sequence ATGACTAACAAGGCAATTGTGCTGGATTTGGATGGCACGACATTGAACGAAATGAATAAGGTGAATGAGACGCTGGAACAGTACATAGGCGAACTTAGGGAAAGAGGTAAGCTGATTTTCATTGCAACAGGAAGAACGCTGGAAGAAGTGAGGGACGTTTTGCCGTCTGGCATGGAAGCCGATGGAATGGTGACAGCCAATGGAATGTCCGTATTCATCGGAAAGGAACAGATTGTCGAACACGCCCTGTCGCCGGAACTTGTGGAAGAATTGGTCGCCAAAGCAGGAGCTGGAGAGATTTTTTACGAAGTACATCCGAACGCTGGAACACGGATGGCATTACTTAAAGATAAAGACTATATGGTTAAACAAGGCTTGGTGCCAAAGCCCGAGACAGTCGATGAAAATGAATGGCTATCAAGACAGGATGCAGTGGATGACAAAATAAGATGGTCAGAACAAATGGATATAAGCAGCGTCGCCAAAATCTACTTTTTCAGCAATGAAATGAATACCATTCGAAAATGGAAAGCGGATTTGGGGAAAATAAAGCAATACAATGCCTTCACAACAGCTTCCTCCACCCATCACAATGTAGAAGTGACAGTGGAAGGCGTCTCAAAAGCAACAGGGGTCCAACTATTACTGAAGCATTTCCAGCTAGCACCGGAAAATATCCTGGCAGTGGGCGATGGTGAAAATGACCTCCCCCTATTTAAACTCGCAGGACATTGCGTTGCCATGAAAAACGCCACTGACCTGGTCAAAGAACAAGCCGATGAAGTGACGGAGCATTCATACAGAGAAGATGGACTGTATCGATTTTTGAAGGGAAAGTTTCACTAA
- a CDS encoding PTS ascorbate transporter subunit IIC, whose amino-acid sequence MLELIMNDILGTPSILVGLFALIGLLLQRKSSADVVSGTLKTVMGFIIIGAGAAVLIGALDIFSKMFDHAFNVQGVIPNNEAIVAAAQSDFGTSTALIMVFGMVVNVLLARFTPFKYIFLTGHHTLFMACLLAVTLSVGGLDGFPLILVGSILLGVCMVMFPALLQPYVRKITGSDDFAIGHFGTIGYFVSATVGKWFGNKEKTTEQIKVPKSLGFLRDTSVAVSLTMTLFFVIVALFAGQNYIETELSGGSNFIVFSFIQAITFAAGVYIILAGVRMLIAEIVPAFKGIADKVAPNTKPALDCPTIFPFAPNAVIIGFLFSFLAGLLSMFLLPAIGLKVIVPGLVPHFFTGAAAGVFGNATGGRRGAMLGSFANGLIISFLPAILLVFLGDVGFEGTTFGDSDFGVVGLFILSVMKLLGLS is encoded by the coding sequence ATGCTGGAGCTTATCATGAATGACATCTTGGGTACACCTTCCATACTAGTGGGGCTGTTTGCTCTCATTGGCCTGCTGTTACAGCGGAAATCCAGTGCGGATGTTGTATCTGGAACGTTAAAAACAGTCATGGGTTTCATTATCATTGGAGCGGGAGCGGCAGTGCTCATCGGCGCCCTTGATATATTCAGTAAAATGTTCGATCATGCATTCAATGTACAAGGCGTCATACCGAATAACGAAGCCATTGTCGCAGCCGCCCAAAGTGATTTTGGGACCTCGACTGCACTTATCATGGTTTTTGGTATGGTCGTCAATGTATTACTAGCTCGGTTTACGCCATTTAAATATATATTCTTAACGGGGCACCATACCTTATTCATGGCTTGTTTACTTGCAGTCACCCTATCGGTCGGCGGGCTTGACGGATTTCCGCTTATCTTGGTCGGTTCCATCCTATTGGGGGTATGCATGGTGATGTTCCCAGCCCTCCTTCAGCCATACGTACGGAAGATCACCGGAAGCGATGATTTTGCCATCGGCCACTTCGGGACCATCGGATATTTTGTATCCGCGACTGTTGGAAAATGGTTTGGGAATAAGGAGAAGACGACCGAGCAGATCAAGGTTCCTAAATCTTTAGGATTCCTGAGGGACACATCAGTCGCCGTATCGCTTACGATGACGTTGTTCTTCGTGATCGTCGCATTGTTTGCCGGACAGAACTATATTGAAACGGAATTATCCGGCGGTTCGAACTTCATCGTATTTTCTTTCATCCAGGCGATAACATTTGCAGCAGGGGTCTACATCATCCTTGCAGGGGTACGGATGTTAATTGCTGAAATCGTCCCTGCATTCAAAGGGATTGCTGATAAAGTGGCACCGAATACAAAACCTGCATTGGATTGCCCGACCATCTTTCCTTTCGCTCCAAATGCAGTGATCATCGGATTCCTATTCAGTTTCCTGGCTGGCCTATTATCCATGTTCCTCCTTCCGGCAATCGGATTGAAAGTCATCGTTCCGGGGCTCGTACCGCATTTCTTTACCGGAGCGGCAGCAGGTGTTTTTGGAAATGCCACAGGCGGCAGACGCGGTGCGATGCTAGGATCATTTGCCAACGGGCTCATCATTAGTTTCCTGCCGGCGATACTCCTGGTCTTCTTGGGGGATGTAGGTTTTGAAGGAACCACATTTGGTGATTCGGACTTCGGCGTGGTCGGTCTCTTCATCCTAAGTGTCATGAAACTTTTAGGATTATCCTAA
- a CDS encoding PTS sugar transporter subunit IIB, which translates to MKKIMVVCGNGLGSSFIMEMNVKKALTEMGKTAEVDHTDLTSAKTVQADIFLGAADIVGQLDDGTRTIVTLENMMSIPEITSKLASHL; encoded by the coding sequence ATGAAGAAAATCATGGTAGTATGCGGAAACGGATTGGGCAGCAGCTTCATCATGGAGATGAATGTGAAGAAAGCATTGACGGAAATGGGAAAAACGGCCGAGGTGGATCATACGGATCTTACATCCGCAAAAACGGTTCAGGCAGATATTTTCCTGGGAGCGGCGGATATTGTCGGTCAGCTGGATGATGGAACCCGGACGATCGTCACGCTGGAAAACATGATGAGCATCCCTGAAATCACATCGAAATTAGCGTCACATCTATAA
- a CDS encoding PTS sugar transporter subunit IIB, producing MKIMVVCGNGLGSSFIMEMNVKKALTEMGKTAEVDHTDLTSAKTVQADIFLGAADIVGQLDDGTRTIVTLENMMSIPEIKSKLDKHVG from the coding sequence ATGAAAATCATGGTAGTATGCGGAAACGGATTGGGCAGCAGCTTCATCATGGAAATGAATGTGAAGAAAGCATTGACGGAAATGGGAAAAACGGCCGAGGTGGATCATACGGATCTTACATCCGCAAAAACGGTTCAGGCGGATATCTTCCTGGGAGCGGCGGATATTGTCGGTCAGCTGGATGATGGAACCCGGACGATCGTCACACTGGAAAACATGATGAGCATCCCTGAAATCAAATCTAAATTAGACAAGCATGTAGGATAA